Proteins encoded together in one Lathyrus oleraceus cultivar Zhongwan6 chromosome 5, CAAS_Psat_ZW6_1.0, whole genome shotgun sequence window:
- the LOC127084654 gene encoding histone H4 encodes MSGRGKGGKGLGKGGAKRHRKVLRDNIQGITKPAIRRLARRGGVKRISGLIYEETRGVLKIFLENVIRDAVTYTEHARRKTVTAMDVVYALKRQGRTLYGFGG; translated from the coding sequence ATGTCAGGCCGTGGAAAGGGTGGCAAAGGACTCGGAAAGGGAGGTGCAAAGAGGCATAGAAAGGTTCTTCGCGATAACATCCAGGGTATCACAAAGCCAGCTATTCGTCGATTGGCAAGAAGAGGAGGTGTGAAGAGGATCAGTGGTTTGATCTATGAAGAAACCAGAGGAGTTCTCAAGATCTTTTTGGAGAACGTGATTCGTGATGCTGTTACATATACCGAGCATGCTAGGAGGAAGACTGTTACTGCCATGGATGTTGTCTATGCTCTTAAGAGACAAGGAAGAACCCTCTATGGATTCGGAGGTTGA